In Desulfuribacillus alkaliarsenatis, the following proteins share a genomic window:
- a CDS encoding rod shape-determining protein: MFGFSRDMGIDLGTANTLVYAKGQGIILNEPSVVAMRTDSKQIEAVGEGAKSMIGRTPGNIVAIRPMRDGVIADFETTATMLRYFIKKANKKQSFFSRKPRVMICVPSGITAVEKRAVEDATIQAGAREAYTIEEPMAAAIGAGLPVHEPTGSMVVDIGGGTTEVAIISLGGIVTSRSIRVAGDEMDDAIIQHIKREYNLMIGERTAEQLKMTIGSAIAMDDKEGTSVRGRDLVTGLPKTLDISSAEISEALADTVYSIVEAVKVTLEKSPPELAADIIDRGIVMTGGGALLQNLDRLLSKETGIPVIVAEQALDCVAIGTGKALENIHLFTSKAGFSGKSK; this comes from the coding sequence ATGTTTGGTTTTAGTCGTGATATGGGTATTGATTTAGGAACTGCCAATACTTTAGTGTATGCAAAAGGACAAGGAATAATCTTAAATGAACCATCGGTAGTAGCAATGCGTACCGATTCTAAACAAATTGAAGCCGTTGGAGAAGGGGCAAAGAGCATGATTGGTCGTACCCCTGGCAATATTGTAGCTATCCGCCCAATGCGTGATGGTGTTATTGCTGACTTCGAAACTACGGCAACGATGCTTAGATATTTCATTAAGAAGGCAAATAAAAAGCAAAGCTTTTTCTCGAGAAAGCCACGGGTTATGATATGTGTTCCTTCGGGAATTACAGCCGTTGAGAAACGTGCTGTCGAGGATGCTACGATTCAAGCTGGAGCTAGGGAAGCTTATACTATTGAAGAGCCGATGGCTGCCGCTATTGGTGCGGGATTACCAGTACATGAGCCTACGGGTAGTATGGTTGTAGATATTGGCGGTGGAACAACGGAGGTAGCAATTATTTCACTAGGTGGAATCGTAACTAGTAGATCAATTCGTGTTGCTGGTGATGAAATGGATGACGCTATTATTCAACATATTAAGCGTGAATATAACCTGATGATTGGTGAACGTACGGCAGAACAGCTAAAAATGACTATCGGATCGGCAATCGCTATGGACGATAAAGAAGGCACCAGTGTAAGAGGACGTGACCTTGTAACAGGTCTACCGAAAACACTCGATATATCGTCTGCTGAGATTAGTGAAGCACTCGCAGATACGGTATATAGCATTGTTGAGGCTGTAAAAGTAACATTAGAAAAGAGTCCGCCAGAATTAGCGGCGGATATTATAGATCGTGGAATCGTAATGACAGGTGGCGGTGCGTTATTACAGAATTTAGACCGTCTGTTATCTAAAGAAACGGGAATTCCAGTGATTGTAGCGGAGCAGGCCCTGGATTGTGTAGCAATTGGTACAGGTAAAGCTCTCGAAAATATCCACTTATTCACATCAAAGGCAGGGTTCTCAGGAAAATCGAAGTAA
- a CDS encoding response regulator — MSKTKKLLICDDSLLIRMQLKDFISSCNYTFDLIEAKDGEEAYELYKQERPSLVFLDVVMPKLDGIACLRKIRELDPDAKVVMLTSVGTKEVIKDALQAGAADFMQKPWQKDTLVQMIDKFIPCEVNFDA; from the coding sequence ATGTCAAAAACTAAGAAGCTATTAATCTGTGACGATTCACTATTGATTCGCATGCAATTGAAGGATTTTATTTCAAGCTGTAATTATACCTTTGACTTAATTGAAGCTAAGGATGGGGAAGAGGCTTATGAATTATATAAGCAGGAGAGGCCCAGTTTAGTGTTTCTTGACGTGGTTATGCCGAAGCTAGATGGTATAGCATGCCTGCGTAAAATACGTGAGTTAGACCCTGATGCAAAGGTCGTGATGTTAACATCAGTAGGGACGAAGGAAGTAATTAAGGATGCACTTCAGGCAGGGGCAGCAGATTTTATGCAGAAACCATGGCAAAAGGATACCCTAGTGCAAATGATAGATAAATTCATTCCTTGCGAGGTGAATTTTGATGCTTAG
- a CDS encoding SPOR domain-containing protein: protein MMDEKKRDGDYTKHNEQADNIPAGVFEDVQTINNDIEEMLSLKAAKRYDEAADKAKIMLEKKVLPPAIKQQVILESVEIYLETAQYTKAQELLQHVKDMSDLTEDLARDLQYRILHIGVVKELLRKNNKQEMPWSMLPRLLVQKAEQEMDKIMPLYKVRKSLEQSQDEIYQARKELGLAEEPSLSRDRIRTTDKENEQKDHFWIAVVVVVVLAVGIGFMLAMSYLSRTAEQSNATLNIQNPSVQQPGQDSETNVPSIDLLDPDNNQVAVEPVYEIITTEASYVPGEWYFIQAGAYSNAAIAEANVNKFINAGFYAEQISREPILLMVFAGSSQGQADRMLGRIKEHQEFVDFSMYVRSIQAKSEYMMLEGKSIDEEALSLFGERMTGYLRLVSDTSLYLLEETDADRRSEAIRELMNTSEQIREQLDIILAFDDNQEYQVLQKWHDELKYFTNRYLDIIEARDSFNVQLQEHLFELLVPQIW, encoded by the coding sequence ATGATGGACGAGAAGAAACGAGATGGGGATTATACTAAGCATAATGAACAAGCTGATAATATACCTGCTGGTGTATTTGAAGATGTGCAGACAATCAATAATGATATAGAAGAAATGTTAAGCCTCAAGGCTGCCAAGCGTTATGATGAAGCTGCAGACAAAGCTAAAATAATGCTAGAAAAGAAGGTTCTGCCGCCAGCTATTAAGCAGCAGGTAATTCTTGAGTCGGTAGAGATATACTTAGAAACAGCACAATATACAAAGGCACAGGAGTTACTACAACACGTCAAAGATATGAGTGATTTAACTGAAGATTTGGCAAGGGATTTACAATATCGAATCCTTCATATTGGTGTTGTTAAGGAATTACTACGAAAAAACAATAAACAAGAAATGCCGTGGTCAATGCTTCCGCGTTTGCTCGTGCAAAAGGCTGAGCAAGAGATGGATAAGATCATGCCTCTTTATAAAGTGAGGAAATCTCTTGAACAGAGCCAAGATGAAATTTACCAGGCGCGAAAAGAGTTAGGTTTGGCAGAGGAACCAAGTCTTTCCCGTGATAGGATACGAACGACGGATAAGGAAAATGAACAAAAAGATCACTTCTGGATTGCTGTGGTAGTAGTTGTAGTACTTGCAGTAGGGATAGGTTTTATGCTAGCAATGTCCTATTTATCAAGGACAGCGGAACAGAGTAATGCCACTTTAAACATTCAAAATCCAAGTGTACAACAACCAGGTCAAGACTCAGAGACTAATGTACCATCAATCGACCTACTAGACCCTGATAACAATCAGGTAGCAGTTGAGCCTGTATATGAGATAATTACAACAGAGGCTTCTTATGTACCTGGTGAATGGTATTTCATTCAAGCAGGTGCCTATAGTAATGCTGCAATTGCTGAGGCTAATGTGAATAAGTTCATCAACGCAGGTTTTTATGCAGAGCAGATATCAAGAGAGCCAATACTACTAATGGTGTTTGCAGGTAGCTCACAAGGACAGGCCGACAGAATGCTAGGGCGCATTAAGGAGCATCAGGAGTTCGTAGATTTTTCAATGTATGTTCGCTCAATTCAAGCTAAATCCGAGTATATGATGCTCGAAGGAAAGAGCATTGATGAAGAAGCCCTTAGTCTATTCGGTGAACGCATGACTGGGTATTTGCGGTTGGTTTCAGATACTAGTCTCTACTTATTAGAGGAGACGGATGCAGATAGGCGTTCAGAGGCAATTCGAGAACTTATGAATACATCGGAACAAATTAGAGAGCAGCTAGATATAATTCTTGCCTTCGATGATAATCAGGAATACCAAGTGCTTCAGAAATGGCATGATGAACTAAAATATTTCACTAATCGTTACCTAGACATTATAGAAGCAAGGGATAGCTTCAATGTACAGCTACAGGAGCATCTTTTTGAGCTGCTAGTACCGCAAATATGGTAG
- a CDS encoding tetratricopeptide repeat protein: MHKTSIFFAVVLVIVLVIAISIYSFEAQPDPLEPRELENGLEQAIEFMEKRYYPSAIEELDTIIAQEPDNAEAYFYRGRSYQEINDFQNAIADFQRATELNPADAETFFQKSTTYMRMGEFDHSTEALNRAIEIDNEYVFVYFNRGNAYFRMGQYREAANEYSTVVAYNPEHANAYYQRGLAYIELGELADATADFQQIIDLNPSEQLVNDAQLQLNMISKN, encoded by the coding sequence ATGCATAAGACAAGCATATTTTTCGCAGTTGTTCTCGTTATTGTTCTTGTTATAGCTATCAGCATTTACTCGTTTGAAGCACAGCCAGACCCACTTGAACCAAGGGAACTAGAGAACGGCCTAGAGCAAGCTATTGAGTTCATGGAAAAAAGGTATTACCCTAGTGCAATTGAGGAGCTAGATACAATCATTGCCCAAGAGCCAGATAATGCTGAGGCATATTTCTATAGAGGTAGGTCATACCAGGAGATAAATGACTTTCAGAATGCAATTGCCGATTTCCAACGGGCAACGGAGTTAAATCCAGCTGATGCTGAAACATTTTTCCAAAAAAGTACAACCTATATGCGTATGGGTGAGTTTGACCACTCGACAGAGGCGTTAAATCGTGCGATTGAAATAGATAATGAATATGTATTTGTTTACTTTAATCGTGGAAATGCATATTTTCGTATGGGTCAATACCGTGAAGCTGCCAATGAATACTCGACAGTAGTTGCCTATAACCCTGAACATGCTAATGCCTACTACCAAAGAGGTTTAGCTTATATTGAGTTAGGCGAATTAGCCGATGCAACTGCAGATTTCCAACAGATTATAGACCTAAATCCAAGTGAACAGCTTGTAAATGATGCTCAGCTTCAACTGAATATGATTTCAAAAAATTAA
- a CDS encoding DUF4321 domain-containing protein, which produces MARATPSKAILVILLLIGLLLGSIIGDILGKLGVPYVFESKEIRWSPAGDLLILVWDIDIILSINLASAIGLGIAFWIYRRL; this is translated from the coding sequence ATGGCAAGAGCCACACCATCTAAAGCAATCCTAGTTATTTTACTATTAATAGGCTTGCTGTTGGGAAGTATTATTGGAGACATTTTAGGCAAACTAGGAGTACCTTATGTTTTTGAATCGAAGGAAATTCGTTGGAGTCCAGCTGGAGATTTATTAATTTTAGTCTGGGACATTGATATCATACTAAGTATCAATCTTGCCAGTGCCATTGGATTAGGAATTGCTTTTTGGATTTACCGTAGATTATAA
- a CDS encoding PilW family protein: protein MARNARVHKRSKNRDGFTLIEILVVMVLAVFVIGAAYSMLFSGLIVVGTQSGNVDVRNDLRNTINTMTRDIQQSTDVSTTTIGGNEYYQFTQANGDMIVYYYDADRQALIRRVNTSDQTIIDTIDGSQASPFTMEQTDTNIFNVQVWLINKSGFLRSATPEQHEFEIARRIGVGYSVPALGDLSSAARILHYKFPGYTVSAAEIRDQDSMVIIQVTSGADLESLIAEFVLSDGATATIDGTPQVSGETVNNFSNSLVVPFYYTVTAEDGTQRQWRIVVSVEDDLSQGGDGIVLYEDSDGNLQPMPFQPIINTTDEDPNWTKLIITSGVGTQSGYNDYEYYAPEGITIETGVELISEHSGQTSLMLTSDTGDIVIEEGVTFASSGSSNNAREQIYIKTLGNIDIRGVNMVAERYIYLEAGKNIFAQNALLRVMHNSAPNVDIFLELYPYEDGNHIYIDNLTIDFTNVTNDAKARPYSALEGNLASGSITPF, encoded by the coding sequence ATGGCTAGGAATGCACGGGTTCATAAGCGTAGTAAAAACCGCGACGGGTTTACACTGATTGAGATTCTAGTGGTTATGGTATTAGCTGTGTTTGTAATCGGTGCTGCTTATAGCATGCTTTTTTCTGGCTTAATCGTAGTTGGAACTCAGTCGGGAAATGTTGATGTTCGTAATGATCTCCGTAATACTATCAATACGATGACTCGGGATATTCAACAATCGACGGATGTTTCAACTACAACTATTGGAGGTAATGAATATTATCAGTTTACACAAGCAAATGGAGATATGATAGTTTACTATTACGATGCGGATAGGCAGGCATTGATTCGTCGTGTGAACACTAGTGATCAAACAATTATAGATACAATAGACGGAAGCCAAGCAAGTCCATTTACTATGGAGCAAACAGATACCAATATCTTTAATGTCCAAGTTTGGTTAATAAATAAAAGTGGTTTTTTGCGTTCAGCAACACCAGAGCAACACGAATTTGAAATTGCTCGAAGAATCGGCGTAGGATATTCTGTACCTGCACTTGGGGATTTATCTAGTGCAGCTCGTATTCTTCATTATAAGTTTCCAGGCTATACTGTAAGTGCAGCAGAAATACGTGACCAAGATAGTATGGTAATTATTCAGGTAACGAGTGGCGCTGATTTAGAGAGCTTAATAGCAGAGTTTGTATTATCAGATGGAGCTACAGCAACTATCGACGGTACACCTCAAGTAAGCGGTGAAACAGTCAATAACTTCAGTAATTCATTGGTAGTACCGTTCTACTATACAGTTACGGCAGAGGATGGCACCCAAAGACAATGGCGGATTGTTGTTTCTGTAGAAGACGATTTAAGCCAAGGTGGTGACGGTATTGTGTTATATGAAGATAGTGACGGTAATTTACAGCCTATGCCATTCCAACCAATAATAAATACTACAGATGAGGATCCTAACTGGACGAAGTTAATTATTACCTCTGGCGTGGGTACGCAGTCTGGCTATAATGATTATGAGTATTATGCACCTGAAGGCATAACAATAGAAACGGGCGTAGAACTAATATCTGAACATAGTGGTCAGACGAGCTTAATGCTTACTTCTGATACGGGGGATATCGTTATCGAAGAAGGTGTTACATTTGCATCTTCGGGGAGTTCGAATAACGCCAGGGAACAAATTTATATTAAAACATTAGGCAACATCGATATTAGGGGAGTCAATATGGTGGCAGAGCGCTACATCTATTTAGAAGCAGGTAAGAATATATTTGCACAAAATGCGTTATTGCGTGTAATGCATAATTCAGCCCCTAATGTCGATATCTTTCTTGAGCTTTATCCCTATGAAGACGGTAATCACATTTATATTGATAACCTAACAATAGATTTTACTAACGTTACTAATGACGCAAAAGCTAGGCCATATAGTGCTTTAGAAGGGAATTTAGCTTCTGGAAGCATAACACCATTTTAA
- a CDS encoding manganese efflux pump MntP yields MGTPYNMMGSVAWLGFSMQEENMSFITIFLIAVALGIDAFSVCVGIGLCGIRRRQIYIISITVGIFHVLAPLIGMLLGHLVGEFIGTMANVFGAIVLLVIGGYYIIAFVRDRIRGETGECAVDMSLLAKPLGVVILAASVSFDALAVGFGLGALGMNVFASVLIIGVVAGLMTFAGLILGKRLGNIIGNKAELIGGILLVGIAMYLLVW; encoded by the coding sequence ATGGGTACTCCTTACAATATGATGGGAAGTGTAGCTTGGCTAGGCTTCAGTATGCAGGAGGAAAACATGAGTTTTATTACAATCTTTTTAATAGCAGTGGCCTTAGGAATTGATGCCTTTTCTGTATGTGTAGGAATTGGCTTGTGTGGTATACGCAGACGTCAAATATATATAATATCGATAACTGTTGGTATTTTTCACGTACTTGCACCACTAATCGGAATGCTTCTGGGTCATTTGGTTGGGGAATTTATCGGGACAATGGCTAATGTTTTTGGAGCTATAGTTTTGCTCGTCATTGGTGGGTATTATATAATCGCCTTTGTTAGGGATAGAATCAGGGGAGAAACTGGTGAGTGTGCCGTAGATATGTCACTATTAGCAAAACCCCTTGGTGTGGTGATTCTAGCGGCAAGTGTCTCCTTTGATGCATTAGCCGTAGGATTTGGTCTAGGAGCATTAGGTATGAATGTATTTGCGTCAGTACTTATTATTGGTGTCGTTGCAGGGCTTATGACTTTTGCTGGCCTTATTCTTGGTAAACGTTTAGGGAATATTATAGGAAATAAAGCGGAGTTAATTGGAGGTATTCTTCTAGTAGGAATTGCTATGTATCTATTAGTATGGTAG
- a CDS encoding type IV pilus modification PilV family protein — MHRRLSNREGLTLIEVLVALVILSVIVVTFSRLFIGSYQTVGWMGDRSQDLAQVQTVMEEVLVFGFDEENDGDIYSEEFDITYVEYPHNEGFIRFSTNGNVVTRPANKIVINHESEQRTISVRAYLPN, encoded by the coding sequence TAGAGAAGGACTTACTTTGATTGAAGTGCTTGTAGCATTAGTGATATTGAGCGTGATTGTTGTGACGTTTTCTAGACTGTTTATTGGGAGCTATCAGACAGTAGGCTGGATGGGAGACCGAAGTCAAGATTTAGCTCAGGTACAAACGGTAATGGAAGAAGTGTTGGTATTCGGGTTTGATGAAGAAAACGATGGTGACATATATAGTGAGGAATTCGATATTACTTACGTTGAATATCCACATAACGAAGGTTTCATTCGTTTCTCTACTAACGGAAATGTGGTCACGAGACCAGCCAACAAGATTGTTATTAATCATGAAAGTGAACAACGAACAATTTCAGTTCGTGCATATTTGCCCAATTGA
- a CDS encoding type IV pilus modification PilV family protein, with the protein MGQRFKDTQGFSLMEVIVAMVIITIVGGAVVGVYHTTSRASASSKERLAAIIEAENQIEHLRANHGLVISGLDPESNAIGSSFTINNTYGHGYTTISLLNYDEDRRFALYQIVVQVESENIQPILLGGKLLVEY; encoded by the coding sequence GTGGGACAACGATTCAAAGATACACAAGGATTTAGTTTAATGGAAGTGATAGTCGCAATGGTAATTATTACGATTGTAGGCGGTGCAGTTGTGGGTGTTTACCACACTACAAGTAGGGCTAGTGCTTCCAGTAAAGAGCGTTTGGCTGCGATTATCGAAGCAGAGAATCAAATTGAACACTTACGCGCTAATCATGGACTTGTAATTAGTGGATTAGATCCTGAAAGTAACGCTATTGGGAGCAGCTTCACAATAAACAATACATATGGTCACGGTTATACTACGATATCGTTATTAAATTATGACGAAGACAGAAGATTTGCATTGTATCAAATTGTAGTTCAAGTGGAGTCTGAGAATATTCAACCAATATTGCTTGGTGGTAAGCTGCTTGTTGAGTACTAG
- a CDS encoding PilW family protein: MKTYLENKKGVTFVELIVAMVILGIISTITYQFLWQNQFVVYNKGTTKSQTQQMTRATIDAIVNEIRTAREVELINPAQVKSVEEIIAENEADNADYRYLFLNQDYQIEYRSAEGSRLLPGVPTEILFDVNFQVERKERNDFYRFFLSVDLMGIMRDYQYEVDTEVQLLNIFSGSAIHNAFSEDNKTETKKALRINMQGNLLPGLGPDPNLPDAEWLDFIDSVFVFGSQLHFAGSNIIGLESTMFITGGVNSSNFNGGSNINVSNILIDGNANMINVNSSIGSSSSPGNIVINGNYINGTGQRNIYGTVYINGDFDLGQAWVHGDVYVNGDFIISTDRSFNNFLNGTNGHIYYTGNISVPSYFNTSHSNFPATKVDTVPIMAIPAHGIPQLRDASWYEQNNYVSSGLLESNMKIYASSYTSTAWRPSASNVVIVAEGDITITGIGSSSLSGVLFSRNGRVTFGGSSFTGTVIAKNGFYVTSGGTDVTFKSVGDFFSNVEDYPFE; encoded by the coding sequence ATGAAAACATATCTAGAGAACAAAAAAGGCGTTACCTTTGTTGAATTAATTGTTGCTATGGTTATCTTAGGAATAATCTCTACAATTACCTATCAATTTTTATGGCAGAACCAATTTGTTGTCTATAATAAAGGTACTACTAAATCGCAAACGCAACAAATGACCCGGGCTACGATTGACGCAATTGTTAATGAAATACGCACGGCTAGGGAAGTGGAGCTTATCAATCCTGCCCAGGTGAAAAGTGTGGAAGAAATAATTGCAGAAAATGAAGCTGATAACGCTGATTATAGGTACCTTTTTCTAAATCAAGATTATCAGATTGAATACCGCTCGGCAGAAGGAAGTCGACTCCTACCCGGGGTGCCTACAGAGATTTTATTTGATGTAAATTTTCAGGTGGAGCGTAAAGAAAGAAACGATTTTTACCGATTTTTTCTAAGTGTTGATTTAATGGGTATAATGAGAGACTATCAGTATGAAGTTGATACAGAAGTACAATTGTTGAATATTTTTTCAGGTTCGGCGATTCATAACGCCTTTTCAGAAGATAACAAAACAGAAACGAAAAAAGCATTACGTATAAACATGCAAGGTAATTTACTTCCAGGATTAGGCCCAGATCCCAATCTACCTGATGCTGAATGGTTAGATTTCATTGATAGCGTTTTTGTATTTGGTAGTCAACTGCACTTTGCAGGAAGTAATATTATTGGATTAGAATCAACAATGTTTATAACTGGTGGTGTTAATAGTAGTAATTTTAATGGTGGTTCTAATATTAATGTTAGTAATATATTAATAGATGGAAATGCAAATATGATAAATGTGAACTCTAGCATAGGTTCAAGCTCTAGTCCTGGAAATATAGTTATTAATGGAAACTACATTAATGGAACAGGTCAGAGAAACATATATGGTACTGTTTACATTAATGGTGATTTTGATCTTGGTCAGGCTTGGGTGCATGGAGATGTATATGTTAATGGTGATTTTATAATAAGCACTGACAGGAGTTTTAATAATTTTTTAAATGGTACTAATGGTCATATTTATTATACTGGAAACATTTCTGTCCCAAGTTATTTCAATACTAGTCATTCAAACTTTCCTGCCACTAAAGTTGATACTGTACCTATTATGGCAATTCCAGCGCATGGGATTCCACAATTAAGAGATGCAAGCTGGTATGAACAAAATAACTATGTTTCGAGTGGTTTGCTAGAAAGCAATATGAAAATTTACGCTTCTAGCTATACGTCAACAGCATGGAGGCCATCGGCGAGCAACGTAGTTATTGTTGCAGAGGGTGATATAACAATTACAGGAATCGGCAGTAGTAGTTTAAGTGGGGTATTATTCTCAAGGAATGGAAGGGTAACATTCGGTGGTAGTTCATTTACAGGAACAGTGATTGCAAAGAACGGATTTTATGTTACTAGTGGTGGTACAGATGTTACATTTAAAAGTGTAGGAGATTTTTTCTCTAATGTAGAAGATTATCCATTTGAATAA
- the radC gene encoding RadC family protein, translated as MEKSVVKETCMIRDLPAEERPRERMMHYGPSSMSNTDLLAIILRTGSNKLPVQRLSEQVLTHFEGLHGIVNSTIEEITAIKGIGTAKAVQIMAAIELGRRIARQKRSAIFIIKGPEDVADYMMDELRHLKQEVFVCIYLNTKNQVIGHERITMGSLNSSIVHPREIFKGALKRSSASLICVHNHPSGDPNPSREDIVVTKRLVEAGEILGIDVLDHIIIGDNTYYSLKEKGHM; from the coding sequence ATGGAGAAATCGGTTGTTAAGGAAACATGTATGATTCGAGACCTACCAGCAGAAGAACGACCACGAGAGCGAATGATGCATTATGGACCAAGTAGTATGTCTAATACGGATTTATTAGCAATTATTCTGCGCACAGGCTCTAATAAGCTACCTGTACAAAGGCTTTCTGAGCAGGTACTTACCCATTTTGAAGGGCTGCACGGTATAGTGAACTCTACCATTGAGGAAATCACTGCTATTAAAGGTATTGGTACTGCGAAGGCGGTACAAATTATGGCGGCGATTGAACTTGGTCGTCGGATTGCTAGACAAAAGCGCAGCGCAATTTTCATCATTAAGGGGCCTGAAGATGTAGCTGATTATATGATGGACGAGCTCCGTCATTTGAAGCAAGAGGTCTTTGTATGTATCTACTTAAATACGAAGAACCAGGTTATCGGTCATGAAAGAATTACAATGGGTAGTCTAAATTCATCAATTGTTCATCCGCGGGAGATCTTTAAAGGTGCTTTAAAGCGTAGCAGTGCTTCTCTAATTTGTGTACATAATCATCCAAGTGGTGACCCAAATCCCAGCAGGGAAGACATTGTGGTCACAAAAAGATTAGTAGAAGCAGGAGAGATTCTTGGAATTGATGTTTTAGACCATATAATCATTGGAGACAATACCTATTATAGTCTAAAAGAAAAAGGGCATATGTAA
- a CDS encoding chemotaxis protein CheX, with product MLSQYFGSFLLNKGYISRDTLEHALSQEKSTKLKLGILAVSEGVLTADQVEQIHNQQKTQDKRFGELAVELNYLTDEQVGMLLNLQKSSKVELSQILIDEGLMDLRTLEKALQAYKEDANLSEVQMKAIKSGSIDEIVEAFVNIPTQENKGLYQEYIQLFIRNMIRFIDSAPVIKVENQEINPQHVAVKQGLSGAINMSSYMVFPESTYVAFASRYSGMDITEKNELADASVTEFLNLHNGIFVVNLSDQGIKMDLSPPVTLSGAEVSERPALTCITIELEIGTCQLVIQ from the coding sequence ATGCTTAGTCAATATTTTGGTAGTTTTCTCTTAAACAAAGGCTATATTTCTAGGGACACATTGGAGCATGCCCTTTCGCAGGAAAAAAGTACAAAGCTTAAGCTTGGTATTTTAGCAGTTAGTGAGGGTGTTTTAACAGCTGACCAGGTCGAGCAAATCCATAATCAGCAAAAAACTCAGGATAAGCGCTTTGGCGAGCTTGCAGTTGAGCTTAACTATTTGACGGATGAGCAGGTTGGAATGCTATTAAACTTACAGAAGTCAAGCAAGGTTGAACTTAGTCAAATTCTTATAGACGAAGGGTTAATGGATCTGCGGACCTTAGAAAAAGCTTTACAAGCTTATAAAGAGGATGCTAATCTATCAGAAGTTCAAATGAAGGCAATTAAAAGTGGCTCAATAGATGAGATAGTGGAGGCCTTCGTTAATATCCCAACCCAAGAAAACAAAGGCTTATATCAAGAATACATACAACTATTTATTAGAAATATGATTCGCTTTATAGATTCAGCTCCAGTCATAAAGGTAGAGAATCAAGAAATAAATCCACAGCATGTGGCTGTAAAACAGGGTTTATCAGGGGCAATAAACATGTCTTCCTACATGGTATTTCCAGAAAGTACTTATGTAGCTTTTGCTAGCCGTTATTCAGGCATGGATATAACGGAAAAAAATGAGTTGGCCGACGCATCTGTAACGGAATTTTTGAATTTGCATAATGGTATATTTGTAGTTAATTTATCTGACCAGGGAATTAAAATGGATTTGTCGCCGCCAGTGACTTTAAGTGGTGCTGAAGTATCTGAGCGCCCTGCACTTACTTGTATTACTATAGAATTGGAAATTGGAACTTGTCAGCTAGTTATTCAGTAG
- a CDS encoding Maf family protein, whose protein sequence is MQSRIILASQSPRRKELLAGLGLSFIVKVSAVDEDQATRDASTLTPAELAQRLSALKAEAVAAHLSEGIVIGADTIVVLGEEILGKPMDANDAEGMLRKLSGKTHLVISGVTVIDAQTKEQKSIYELTEVDFKEITDEEMAAYLVKANYLDKAGSYAVQEHGALFVKGIRGCFFNVVGLPLFKTAELLQVFDVKIL, encoded by the coding sequence ATGCAAAGTCGAATAATATTAGCATCCCAGTCTCCAAGACGTAAGGAATTGTTAGCGGGGTTGGGTTTGTCTTTTATAGTGAAGGTCAGTGCTGTTGATGAAGATCAAGCTACACGTGACGCTAGTACTTTAACTCCAGCGGAGCTTGCACAAAGGCTTAGTGCATTGAAGGCGGAAGCAGTAGCGGCACACTTGTCCGAAGGAATTGTTATCGGGGCAGATACTATTGTTGTCCTTGGTGAAGAAATCCTAGGTAAGCCTATGGACGCTAATGATGCAGAGGGGATGCTTCGCAAGCTATCTGGCAAGACACACCTCGTGATATCTGGTGTTACAGTAATTGACGCACAGACTAAGGAGCAGAAATCAATCTATGAGCTTACAGAGGTTGATTTTAAAGAGATTACTGACGAAGAAATGGCTGCATATTTAGTTAAGGCTAATTATTTGGACAAGGCAGGCAGCTATGCCGTGCAAGAGCATGGCGCTCTGTTTGTCAAAGGGATTCGTGGCTGCTTTTTTAATGTTGTTGGTCTGCCGCTTTTTAAAACAGCGGAGCTTTTACAGGTGTTTGATGTGAAAATATTATAA